The Danio rerio strain Tuebingen ecotype United States chromosome 20, GRCz12tu, whole genome shotgun sequence genome contains the following window.
TGCAAATTGATTTGACCATAATATCCAGGTTGTCATATGCTACAGACAGGAATATGATATATAGATATGTCCTCTGTTATGTGTGAACATGTATTTGTTGGATGTTTTTCCGCAGTGTCGTTCTCAGAGGTGCAGTCGTCTGCTGAAGGTTTGCCGTGTCTCTCAGATCTCGTCCCGAAGCCATCTCAAGCCCCGCCCCCTGTGAAGCCGTTACAGAGTGACAGCGCTGACATCAGTCACGTGAGGCCGCCGTCGCTCAAGCAGCCGCCAGCCTTACCGCCAAAGCCATACAGCAGAATCCCCAACCATCTCACAGGTGACACACACTCACCGCTGGCGGAGTCCGGCGCAagctgaaatatttaaaaatcatgatTGCTataggtggcttagtggttagcactgtcatctcacagcaagaaggttgctggtttgagtcccgggtgGGTCGgtagtcatttctgtgtggagtttgcatgttctccccgtgttggcgtgggtttcctccgggtgctccggtttcccccacagtgcaaacacatgtgctataggggaattgatgaactaaattgaccttagtgtatgagtgtgtgtgtgtgtgagaatgagtgtgtatgggtgtttcccagtactgggttgcagctggaagggcatccactgtgtaaaacatatatgctggataagttggcggctcattccgctgtggtggcccctgataaTTCACTCTTCTGCTCATCATTCTGTTCACAGAATCGCACCACAGaactgatatgtgtgtgtgtgtgtgtgtgtgtgtgtgtgtgtgtgtgtgtgtgtgtgtgtgtgtttctctgcagaGACGCTCGCTCGTCTGTCACCGCCGCTCCCGCCAAAGAAAGTGATGATCTGTGAGCCGCCGGCCACTTTCCCTCTTAAATGCCTGCCGTCGCAGGGctcacacgtgcacacacacacgctcacacacacacactcacactcacagcAGTACGCAACTCTGCCGCTGTCACTGCACCCGCCCAGCCGCATCATAGAGGAGCTGAACAAGACCCTCGCGCTCACCATGCAGAGACTGGAGaggtcagtacacacacacacacacacacacacacacacacacacacacacactcacacacacacacacacacacacacacacacacacacacacacacacaaacaaacacacacacacacacaaacacacacacactcacacacacacacacatacactcacacaaacacacacacactcacacacacacacacatacactcacacaaacacacacacacacacacacacacacacacacacacacacacacacactcacacacacacacacacacacacacacacacacacacacacacacaaacaaacacacacacacacacacacaaacacacacacactcacacacacacacacatacactcacacaaacacacacacactcacacacacacacacacacacacacacatacactcacacaaacacacacacacacacacacacacaaacacacacacactcacacacacacacacacacacatacactcacacaaacacacacacatacacacacacacacacacacacacacacactcacacacacacacactcacatgtacaaatgcatacacacacagatacactcacataaacaaacacacacacacacacactcacacaaacacacacacacacacacacacacacactcacacacacacacacacacacacacacacacacacacacacacacacacacacacacacacactcacatgtacaaatgcacacacacacagatacactcacacataaacaaacacacacagatacacactcacatgtacaaatgcacacacacagacacacacagacacacacccacatatataaaaacacatggacatacacatatacacactcacgtACACTTTttctcacatatacacacacgcagacactggtacaaacacacactcacatgtacAAACAGGCATactcactgcgtgtgtgtgtgtgtgtgtgtgtgcagctctgTTCTGCAGGCGGTGCCATCTGTCCTGATGGAGACTGAAGAGGAGAAGGAGAACAGAGAATCACTGCACCAAACTCCtgccgtcacacacacacacacactggtcacACACACCTTTAGCACGCGAGAGGAAGAGgacgaggaggaggaagaggatgaCGACGAGTCACTGTTTACAAGTACAACATACAGCTGGACAccagacacgtgtgtgtgtgtgtgtgtgtgtgtgtgtgtgtgtgtgtgtgtgtgtatgtgcttacttgagctgtgtgtgtgcttaCATGAGTTGAATCCAGTGTGTGTTTTCATGAGAatctgaatgtgtttgtgtgtgtgtgtgtgtgtgtgtgtgtacatcagtcaaatatgagtgtgtgtgtatgcttacgttagctgtgtgtgtttgtgtgttttcataAGGTGAATCTGAATGTGTTTGCGTGTGTAAGTTTGTGTGTACGCCAGTTAaatatgagtgtgagtgtgtgtgtgtgaacgcacgcatgtatgtgtgtgcttacttgagctgtgtgtgtgtgtgttttcattgggTAAttctaaatgtgtttgtgtgtgtgtgagtttgtgtgtacgTCAGttgaatatgagtgtgtgtgtgtgtgtgtgtgtgtgtgttttcatgagataaatctaaatgtgtttgtgtgtgtgtgagtttgtgtgtacgTCAGTTgaatatgagtgtgtttgtgtgtgtgcatgcacgtgtgtgttttttttgctaatatgagatgtgtgtgtgtgtgtgtgtgtgtgtgtgtgtgtgtgtgtgcgtgagtttgTGTGTACATTAGttgaatatgagtgtgtgtgtgtgtgtgtgtgtgtgtgtgtgcgtgagttcGTGTGTACATTAGttgaatatgagtgtgtatgtgtgtgtgtttgtgcacacatGTGTGTATGTTCTTacttgagctgtgtgtgtgtgtgtgtgtgttttcatgagGTGAATCTGAATGTTTTTGGGTGTGAGTTTGTGAGTACATACATGAgctgaatctgtgtgtgtgtgtgtttacgtgaGTTGAATCTGAgctgaatctgtgtgtgtgtgtgtgtgtgtgtgtgtgtgtgtgtgtgtgtgtgtgtgtgtgtgttttcgtgAGTTGAATCTGAgctgaatctgtgtgtgtgcgtttacatgAGCTGTGTCTGAATGTTTTCACAAATCAaatctgagtgtgtgtttgtgtgcttacatgagctgaatctgtgtgtgtgttcaggtacACTCGCTTTGAGGATCTTACGGAAAGATTCTCTGGCGATCAAACTGAGCAATCGGCCGTCAAAGAGAGAACTGGAGGATAAAAACATCCTGCCCATGATGAGCGACCAGGAGAGACTCGAGTCCAGACAGCAGATCGGCACCAAACTCACCCGGTCAGaggaacagacacacacacacacacacacacacacacacacacacacacacacacacacacacacacacacagttcactaAAAGTAAAACTGAAATCATCTACAGAATATTTTTGTTGCTTGAAACAAATGTTaacgttaaatattttaaataaatgaaaaaatatgttCGCGACAAGATTCCAGCAACACTGCACAAAACATGactgcactcactgcactcccaATAACATGCTAAaggcttttaatttaattaatactcaTTAAgggccaatcccaattctatttttgtacccctaccccttccccttagcccttacaaccgagtgtgaaggggaaggactTCAAAAATCACCCCTAaaaactgaggccccgtttacactagtgcgttttagttttaaaacggcgttttagaatgaaaactatccgcgtccacactcgcgttttacccagcgtttctgaacagctctccgtccacaccaaaacgctgaaacacgcatcacgtgaccacacacacacactctttggcaagtgctgcagcccatctacccagaggagagctctgctagtcggacttctcatcaagcatctcccgctggatctaatctcactatatttattaaacgtgatatttcattcatcttgttttctttatctaacgacatattccctgactttggtcattgggatctattacttgttctcaggtaacgtgttttggctgagcgcaaagataagttaatgattaatgtaagcacgtagcctatactgtatattgactgatcgcttgcctttatttcctataatgtataaacttattgtatgttatacttttataatggccattatcgattattaaactgatattcagcagaagagagggtatgtttcgtattttcactgaaattgataGGAGGCCGTTGTTatcggctctgttttgttataaatatgcacacagtgaagatgacgctcatatatgcagcacgacgcctcaacatttctgctgtctgtttagttgctaatgttaaaatgaaaataggcagttccttaaatcatgtttacattttattgttgagaaagtgaaacaacgaagccagggtgatgtgaatgaagatataaagtacactgttccctttgaagatttacccgtgtcctcggtatagactgttttccatatcaaactgagaagaagagatgcagccttgatcaaacttgcgaagtctgaacttacacggagagaatgcaggactgaactgtgtgtgggctacttaatattgaggaaaagccccaatcagagaggcgaatgtctgcggccccgcctccgttttcagatgtctccgtctttccccatccacactgagactgaaactctggcgtagtgtggacggatggcgtaaccgtagcaaaacttatgcgttttcaaactaaacgcattagtgtaaatggggcctaagacAGCACTACAGCTCCTGCACACGTCGTCATATGTCATCAtgagctcttgcttcatatgagatcagacgatggcgactgctgtagttattttagttgtgttattttttggtatttatcttcaggagatcactgaaggcagatatcatgttatcatgacCATATATTGTGGCAATAAGAAATtccgggaggaggcctcagggaagacgctggagggactatggccccgtttacaggttttgctacggttacgccatccgtccacactatgccggagtGCGGAAAAcgaagcgttttggaaacgctggagagcctgtttttattttaaaacgctgctgctctgtctcagtggggatgagggaaaacggacacatctgaaaacagaggcggggctgctgagaatcgctacctgattggggcttttgtgtcattgcatatccttcccttattcgtcaagcccctatcacatgactataacacatggctgtCCTGGCTCGAAGTCCTATGCCgatcctctctctgctccccatgctttcccgTCTGTAATCCCCACTGTCCTATGACAATAAAGCTGAGAACCCCTAAACAACTATTAGAGAGTATgacaaacatcgaataaaaatgcacttcACAGAACTATTAATACAAAAATAGCAGTGGATTAGTGTTGTATGTCCTGTAAGTgaagtctgtttgtgtgtgtgtgtgcaggcgtcTCAGTCAGAGGCCGTCAGCAGAAGAGCTGGAGCAGAGGAACATCCTCAAACGTATGtatcttcatcatcttcttccTTTTCTCAGTCAGTCTGctttgaaatgtgtgtgtgtgtgtgtgtgtttactgttgtTTTCTGCTTCAGCTCGTAATGagcaggaggagctggaggagaaaCGGGAGCTCAAGAAGAGGCTCTCCAGGAAGGTGAGGCTGAATCAgtaagcgtgtgcgtgtgtgtcctgGTGTTAATCACGTTGTGGGCAAATAGCATATATGTATTagtaaattttgaccttgtgTGGACATTGTTTTGGTCCCCATGGCACAGAATCTGTGTCTGCAggttttttagcccatcattaagtttatttattatgtaaacgTGTGTAAATactgtttgtttattcagtttttatgttCATTTCAGTAATGTTAACTAATATGCAGATGTTTGTATTATTTAGtaacaatgcagtttgtaaagttatATTTACGGTCTTTCAGtatattagagctgcatgatattgggaaaATCGGACATtgcaatatattatttttctGCCATTTATATATTGAGATTATGactataatttcaccagatgaactgaatagctctattttaaagattttattcatttaagtAGATTGGAATGATCAGGTCTTTTTTGATGCATGAGTTCTAATAATTTACaagcatacactcactggccactttattaggtacacctgtccatctgctcgttaatgcaaacttctaatcagccacacatcatcacatggcagcaactcgatgcatttaccTGTGCACACaaaacgagcatcagaatgggtaagaaagaggatttaagtgactttgaacgtggcatggttgttgctgccaggcgggctgctctgagtatttcagaaacaacacattgaaccttgaggcagattctacagcagcagaagagcacacaacgggtgccgctcctgtcagctgagaacaggaaactgaggctacaattcacacagactcaccaaaactggacaatagaagattggagaaacgttgcctgctctgatgagtctccatttctgctgacacattcagatggtcggctcagaatttggcctcaacatcatgaaagcatggatcatcctgccttgtgtcagcggttcaggctggtggtggtggtgtaatggtgtgggggagattttcttggcacactttgggctcattagtaccaattgagcatcaacgccacagcctacctgagtattgctgctgaccatgtccatccctttatgagcacagtgtctccatcttctgatgtctacttccagcaggataacgcagcatgtcataaagcgtgaatcatctcagactggtttcttgaacatggcaatgagttcactgtactcaaatggcctccacagtcaccagatctcaatccaatagagcagctttgggatgtggtggaacgggagattggcatcatggatgtgcagccgacaaatctgcagcaactgtgtgatgctatcatgtcaatatggagcaaaatctcagaggattatttccagtatcttgttgaatctacgccatgaagtattaaggcagttctgaaggcaaatggggtccaacttggtactagtaaggtgtacctaacaaagtggccggtttatgtacataaatcagagcaaagataaaagtaaaataaacagtgcctTATTGTTTTCTGGAAAGTcttacagtattcaggtacaaatattgaaaaaacaaacataaaataccATGGTCACCAttatataaatgatttaaaaataataatatctttatctgttaatctttaataaaaatcCTAACCTGTAATGTGACTACTGCATATACACAGattgctcaaacaatatattgtgcagtccatGTATATATAGTATATGAATGAcctactttgtttaccaaacaagtggatctaattggatttgcaatgtAGATATTCAAcagttattaaaattatgaaggttattttttgctttacgtttcaaagggcacctattatgcaaaaatcacttttataatggGCTTAAAACACAGTTGTTTGCTCtccagtgtttggactcttagtaatgactttaaaccacactgaactgagctaaactgaactgaacttaaacactaaaaactgaactatcctgatccagttactatgaccatttatgtgaagttgctttgacacaatctacattgtaaaagcgctatacaaataaagctgaattgaattgaagttgTGTGTCAgaaatgtgtgaatatatccagcctctaatAGTGAACatgtattaattgtattgtttataatcagacttgatataaacagtctgcagaaacactttgattgacattctccatttgtacgtgtcatcagagagggaaagccccgcccactagcaaccatctctccctcattagcataggacattagtctgtgtctgtagctccgccctgttCTGAAAAGAAtacaatttcatttgaatttaaagcgacagtcaccaaaactccataattaggatcaaagcctgaaagggtgaATTTCACAGAGCTAGAGAACATAATCTGTGAGCTATTCTCAGTTCAaacttcaaacacacacactctagagacatcagagatgcATTTTGCATCTTGTACAAAGAAGCATAATAGGTCCCCCTTCAGTTTTAGTCACTATactgtcaaaatctgtcaaaaagTCTCTGCAGGATTGTCAAAAATTatccacagattctgtgtgtgtgtgtgtgtgtgtgtgtgtgtgtgtgtgtgtgtagatgactACATGAGTGACGGTTGTCGGTTGTGTTTTGTCAGCTGAGTCAGAGACCCACTGTAGAGGAGCTCCGAGAGGCTAAAATCCTCATCCGCTTCAGTGATTATGTGGAAGTGGCAGAAGCTCAGGATTACGACCGGCGAGCAGACAAACCCTGGACCAGACTGACCGCTGCTGATAAGGTCAATCACCTGCTGCTTTACCAGCAACACTACCCATACAATTACAAATACACCATACAACTAACCATaggattcattgttttatatatatatatatatatatatatatatatatatatatatatatatatatatatatatatatatgtatatatatatatatatatgtatatgtatgtatatgtatgtatatatatatatatatatatatatatatatatatatatatatatgtatatatatatatatatatatatatatatatatatatatatatatatatgtgtatatatatatatatatatgtatatatatatatatatatatatatatatatatatatatatatatatatatatatatatatatgtatatgtatatatatatatgtatatgtatatatatatgtatatgtatatatatatgtatatgtatatatatatatatatatgtatatatatatatatatacatacatatatatatatatatatatatatatatatatatatatatatatatgtgtatatatatatatatatatatatatatatatgtgtatatatatatatatacatatatatacatacatatatatatatatatacatacatatatatatatatatatatatatatatatatatatatatatatacatatatatatatatatatatatatatatatatatatatatatatatatatatatatatatatacatacatatatatatgcgttgcaaatccgctcgcgaaaaatacacactcaggccctgtttccactgtctttttttttaaatggcattttagaatgacaacaACCCACATCCACAGTGgcatgtagcatttctgagcagccctccttcctctctaccgctgaaaacgcacatcacgtgaccacacacactcgttcacacacagacacagacgcacacacattgtcatgcgctcgagacagcgggtccagaCAGTCAGccggtcagtagactgcttccatcttttactttcactcacttgtacttagtcattttagcgaacacctcagatactgttggctggttcctgttggttgtgcgtcttttttaccgacgccattataacgacacagatcactgcctattcacgagtcccgcagaaaaagtgattgacaggtggtaattatgtgtgtaacttgcctttattcatttactgtatgatttgtttatgggtaaaacaaagaccatttaggtcaggtagtttaaacggtaggctacaaataataatttcgttattaattaattattcataatcgaaaatcgtatcgaatcgtgactttagaatcgaaaatgtaatcgaatcgaggatttggaggatcgtgacacccttaggtTTAACCCCGGTgtccaaatctgcccactggcctctgtccatcatggccacactgtctcctctccactaatcagctggtgtgtggtgtgcggtctggcgcaatatggcggccgttgcgtcatccaagttgatgctgcacactggtggtggatgaggagattccccccatgaGTACAGCGCTtcgagtgcccagaaaagcgctatataaatgtaa
Protein-coding sequences here:
- the phactr1 gene encoding phosphatase and actin regulator 1 isoform X5: MATAAAPELEDVDRRPIRRARSKSDTPYLTETRLSYTLQTAEGAERLAAMRSDSLVPGTHTPPIRRRSKLASLGRLFKPWKWRKKKSDKFKQTSAVLERKMSMRQSREELIKRGVLKEVYEKADEVSGDSARVCVSDLERQTVLSPVSESAESSVTATVSFSEVQSSAEGLPCLSDLVPKPSQAPPPVKPLQSDSADISHVRPPSLKQPPALPPKPYSRIPNHLTETLARLSPPLPPKKVMICEPPATFPLKCLPSQGSHVHTHTLTHTHSHSQQYATLPLSLHPPSRIIEELNKTLALTMQRLESSVLQAVPSVLMETEEEKENRESLHQTPAVTHTHTLVTHTFSTREEEDEEEEEDDDESLFTSTLALRILRKDSLAIKLSNRPSKRELEDKNILPMMSDQERLESRQQIGTKLTRRLSQRPSAEELEQRNILKPRNEQEELEEKRELKKRLSRKLSQRPTVEELREAKILIRFSDYVEVAEAQDYDRRADKPWTRLTAADKAAIRKELNEFKSSEMEVHESSRHLTRFHRP
- the phactr1 gene encoding phosphatase and actin regulator 1 isoform X1 yields the protein MHALIRSISAPSRGVTDRHGSAAAAPMAGPAFTGAHGTWITPRLTLREDASSSSSLSSSSSAEKPRKRRAFNLVKLRQPTAPGNNNTPFVISGHIKHICSNCSRGNDIRDAEGAERLAAMRSDSLVPGTHTPPIRRRSKLASLGRLFKPWKWRKKKSDKFKQTSAVLERKMSMRQSREELIKRGVLKEVYEKADEVSGDSARVCVSDLERQTVLSPVSESAESSVTATVSFSEVQSSAEGLPCLSDLVPKPSQAPPPVKPLQSDSADISHVRPPSLKQPPALPPKPYSRIPNHLTETLARLSPPLPPKKVMICEPPATFPLKCLPSQGSHVHTHTLTHTHSHSQQYATLPLSLHPPSRIIEELNKTLALTMQRLESSVLQAVPSVLMETEEEKENRESLHQTPAVTHTHTLVTHTFSTREEEDEEEEEDDDESLFTSTLALRILRKDSLAIKLSNRPSKRELEDKNILPMMSDQERLESRQQIGTKLTRRLSQRPSAEELEQRNILKPRNEQEELEEKRELKKRLSRKLSQRPTVEELREAKILIRFSDYVEVAEAQDYDRRADKPWTRLTAADKAAIRKELNEFKSSEMEVHESSRHLTRFHRP
- the phactr1 gene encoding phosphatase and actin regulator 1 isoform X3, encoding MHALIRSISAPSRGVTDRHGSAAAAPMAGPAFTGAHGTWITPRLTLREDASSSSSLSSSSSAEKPRKRRAFNLVKLRQPTAPGNNNTPFVISGHIKHICSNCSRGNDIRDEGAERLAAMRSDSLVPGTHTPPIRRRSKLASLGRLFKPWKWRKKKSDKFKQTSAVLERKMSMRQSREELIKRGVLKEVYEKADEVSGDSARVCVSDLERQTVLSPVSESAESSVTATVSFSEVQSSAEGLPCLSDLVPKPSQAPPPVKPLQSDSADISHVRPPSLKQPPALPPKPYSRIPNHLTETLARLSPPLPPKKVMICEPPATFPLKCLPSQGSHVHTHTLTHTHSHSQQYATLPLSLHPPSRIIEELNKTLALTMQRLESSVLQAVPSVLMETEEEKENRESLHQTPAVTHTHTLVTHTFSTREEEDEEEEEDDDESLFTSTLALRILRKDSLAIKLSNRPSKRELEDKNILPMMSDQERLESRQQIGTKLTRRLSQRPSAEELEQRNILKPRNEQEELEEKRELKKRLSRKLSQRPTVEELREAKILIRFSDYVEVAEAQDYDRRADKPWTRLTAADKAAIRKELNEFKSSEMEVHESSRHLTRFHRP
- the phactr1 gene encoding phosphatase and actin regulator 1 isoform X6, whose product is MATAAAPELEDVDRRPIRRARSKSDTPYLTETRLSYTLQTAEGAERLAAMRSDSLVPGTHTPPIRRRSKLASLGRLFKPWKWRKKKSDKFKQTSAVLERKMSMRQSREELIKRGVLKEVYEKDEVSGDSARVCVSDLERQTVLSPVSESAESSVTATVSFSEVQSSAEGLPCLSDLVPKPSQAPPPVKPLQSDSADISHVRPPSLKQPPALPPKPYSRIPNHLTETLARLSPPLPPKKVMICEPPATFPLKCLPSQGSHVHTHTLTHTHSHSQQYATLPLSLHPPSRIIEELNKTLALTMQRLESSVLQAVPSVLMETEEEKENRESLHQTPAVTHTHTLVTHTFSTREEEDEEEEEDDDESLFTSTLALRILRKDSLAIKLSNRPSKRELEDKNILPMMSDQERLESRQQIGTKLTRRLSQRPSAEELEQRNILKPRNEQEELEEKRELKKRLSRKLSQRPTVEELREAKILIRFSDYVEVAEAQDYDRRADKPWTRLTAADKAAIRKELNEFKSSEMEVHESSRHLTRFHRP
- the phactr1 gene encoding phosphatase and actin regulator 1 isoform X2, with product MHALIRSISAPSRGVTDRHGSAAAAPMAGPAFTGAHGTWITPRLTLREDASSSSSLSSSSSAEKPRKRRAFNLVKLRQPTAPGNNNTPFVISGHIKHICSNCSRGNDIRDAEGAERLAAMRSDSLVPGTHTPPIRRRSKLASLGRLFKPWKWRKKKSDKFKQTSAVLERKMSMRQSREELIKRGVLKEVYEKDEVSGDSARVCVSDLERQTVLSPVSESAESSVTATVSFSEVQSSAEGLPCLSDLVPKPSQAPPPVKPLQSDSADISHVRPPSLKQPPALPPKPYSRIPNHLTETLARLSPPLPPKKVMICEPPATFPLKCLPSQGSHVHTHTLTHTHSHSQQYATLPLSLHPPSRIIEELNKTLALTMQRLESSVLQAVPSVLMETEEEKENRESLHQTPAVTHTHTLVTHTFSTREEEDEEEEEDDDESLFTSTLALRILRKDSLAIKLSNRPSKRELEDKNILPMMSDQERLESRQQIGTKLTRRLSQRPSAEELEQRNILKPRNEQEELEEKRELKKRLSRKLSQRPTVEELREAKILIRFSDYVEVAEAQDYDRRADKPWTRLTAADKAAIRKELNEFKSSEMEVHESSRHLTRFHRP
- the phactr1 gene encoding phosphatase and actin regulator 1 isoform X8, with the protein product MATAAAPELEDVDRRPIRRARSKSDTPYLTETRLSYTLQTEGAERLAAMRSDSLVPGTHTPPIRRRSKLASLGRLFKPWKWRKKKSDKFKQTSAVLERKMSMRQSREELIKRGVLKEVYEKDEVSGDSARVCVSDLERQTVLSPVSESAESSVTATVSFSEVQSSAEGLPCLSDLVPKPSQAPPPVKPLQSDSADISHVRPPSLKQPPALPPKPYSRIPNHLTETLARLSPPLPPKKVMICEPPATFPLKCLPSQGSHVHTHTLTHTHSHSQQYATLPLSLHPPSRIIEELNKTLALTMQRLESSVLQAVPSVLMETEEEKENRESLHQTPAVTHTHTLVTHTFSTREEEDEEEEEDDDESLFTSTLALRILRKDSLAIKLSNRPSKRELEDKNILPMMSDQERLESRQQIGTKLTRRLSQRPSAEELEQRNILKPRNEQEELEEKRELKKRLSRKLSQRPTVEELREAKILIRFSDYVEVAEAQDYDRRADKPWTRLTAADKAAIRKELNEFKSSEMEVHESSRHLTRFHRP
- the phactr1 gene encoding phosphatase and actin regulator 1 isoform X7, with the protein product MATAAAPELEDVDRRPIRRARSKSDTPYLTETRLSYTLQTEGAERLAAMRSDSLVPGTHTPPIRRRSKLASLGRLFKPWKWRKKKSDKFKQTSAVLERKMSMRQSREELIKRGVLKEVYEKADEVSGDSARVCVSDLERQTVLSPVSESAESSVTATVSFSEVQSSAEGLPCLSDLVPKPSQAPPPVKPLQSDSADISHVRPPSLKQPPALPPKPYSRIPNHLTETLARLSPPLPPKKVMICEPPATFPLKCLPSQGSHVHTHTLTHTHSHSQQYATLPLSLHPPSRIIEELNKTLALTMQRLESSVLQAVPSVLMETEEEKENRESLHQTPAVTHTHTLVTHTFSTREEEDEEEEEDDDESLFTSTLALRILRKDSLAIKLSNRPSKRELEDKNILPMMSDQERLESRQQIGTKLTRRLSQRPSAEELEQRNILKPRNEQEELEEKRELKKRLSRKLSQRPTVEELREAKILIRFSDYVEVAEAQDYDRRADKPWTRLTAADKAAIRKELNEFKSSEMEVHESSRHLTRFHRP
- the phactr1 gene encoding phosphatase and actin regulator 1 → MHALIRSISAPSRGVTDRHGSAAAAPMAGPAFTGAHGTWITPRLTLREDASSSSSLSSSSSAEKPRKRRAFNLVKLRQPTAPGNNNTPFVISGHIKHICSNCSRGNDIRDAEGAERLAAMRSDSLVPGTHTPPIRRRSKLASLGRLFKPWKWRKKKSDKFKQTSAVLERKMSMRQSREELIKRGVLKEVYEKDEVSGDSARVCVSDLERQTVLSPVSESAESSVTATVSFSEVQSSAEGLPCLSDLVPKPSQAPPPVKPLQSDSADISHVRPPSLKQPPALPPKPYSRIPNHLTGDTHSPLAESGVAGLSPGSVLQAVPSVLMETEEEKENRESLHQTPAVTHTHTLVTHTFSTREEEDEEEEEDDDESLFTSTLALRILRKDSLAIKLSNRPSKRELEDKNILPMMSDQERLESRQQIGTKLTRRLSQRPSAEELEQRNILKPRNEQEELEEKRELKKRLSRKLSQRPTVEELREAKILIRFSDYVEVAEAQDYDRRADKPWTRLTAADKAAIRKELNEFKSSEMEVHESSRHLTRFHRP